Sequence from the Mycobacteriales bacterium genome:
GCGACGTCCCGTTCCGGCCCGACTGGGAGGCCGCGCTCACCCCGGTCGTCGACACCCTGGTCGAGCGGTCCGATGTGGACGCTGCCGGGCTGCTGGCGTACGGGGTCAGCCAGGGCGGCTACTGGCTGCCCCGCGCGCTCGCCTTCGAGCACCGGTTCGTCGCGGCCGCCGCCGACGGCGGCGTCTGGGACGTCAGCCTGACGTGGACGGACAACCTGCCCGCGCCGCTGCGCACGGTCTTCGAGTCCGGCGATGCCGAGACCTTCGACCGGCTCATGGACACCGGCATGGCCCAGGCCGACCCGGCGGTGGCGCGGCGGTTCGCGTTCCGGGCCAAGCCGTACGGGCACAGCACCCCGTTCGAGCTCTACACCGAGGTCAACCGGTACCGGATGGCCGACGTCGTGGACCGGATCACCACGCCGCTGCTGGTCGCCGATCCCGAGGACGAGGCCTTCTTCCCCGGCCAGCCGCAGCAGCTCTACGACGCCCTGCCCGGCCCCAAGGTCCTGGCCCGGTTCACCCGGGCCGACGGCGCCAGCCACCACTGCCAGCCGATGGCCCGTCATGCCTTCGCCCTGCGGATGACCGACTTCCTCGCCGGCCATCTCGCCGCCCGCGCCGGCCGGGGCTGACAGCGCTCCCGAGGCCGACCGCCGCGCCGCCGACCCAACGGCTGGCCGGCATCGCGGACACTGGGACTTCGACCGCGGCCGGCTCTGTCCTGCATTGGAGGGGCCGGAGCGTCTCCCGGACGCCGGCGAGGAAGCGGCCCAGGTCCGCATTTGCCTGCCCCGCAGCCGCGCCAGCGCCTGCATAGCAGCCCGGCTGGCTGGTTGCAGGTTCGAGTCCTGCCGAGCGCGCGTCAGGTTGAGACAGACCGCAGGGCCCTGACCGCCAGGTCACAGCCCTGTGTGCGGTCCGGAGCGAGTCCGCGGTCGCTACCGGATGCGCCCGGGCCGGCCAGCAGGACGACGCCCGGGGGAGGGCAGTCTGCCCAGGCTCAGGCGGTGAGCAGCGTCGTCATGACCGTCTCCCAGGCGCGGTCGAGGCCGGCGGCAAGGCAGCCGTCGACGACGGCGTGGGTGCCGAGCGCGCTCACCCGCAGCTCCGGCCGTACGGGCGCGAAGCGGGCCACCTCGGCGGCGACCGCGTCGAGGAACCCGGCGGCCTGGCCGACGCCACCGCCGAGCACGATCAGCTCCGGGTCCGCGACCGCGATGACCGCGCCGACGGCCTTGGCGACCAGCGCGGCCTCCTCGGCCACGACCGTCACGGCGCGCTCGTCCCCGTCGCCGGCGGCGGCGAAGACGCGGTGGGCGGTGACCGACCCGCGCATCCCGAGCCGGCGCGCGGCCCGGACGATGCCGGCCGCGGA
This genomic interval carries:
- a CDS encoding prolyl oligopeptidase family serine peptidase, yielding DVPFRPDWEAALTPVVDTLVERSDVDAAGLLAYGVSQGGYWLPRALAFEHRFVAAAADGGVWDVSLTWTDNLPAPLRTVFESGDAETFDRLMDTGMAQADPAVARRFAFRAKPYGHSTPFELYTEVNRYRMADVVDRITTPLLVADPEDEAFFPGQPQQLYDALPGPKVLARFTRADGASHHCQPMARHAFALRMTDFLAGHLAARAGRG